Part of the Triticum urartu cultivar G1812 chromosome 2, Tu2.1, whole genome shotgun sequence genome, AATGGTGGTCTGATAACGAAGACATTGTGGCGTACGCCAAATAGGTTCATCTTAGAGCGAAATGGTGGTTCAACAATATCCTAGATACGTAACTGACAAGCACACTGCTTATTTCTCAGTACTCAATGGTTACCAAACGAGCAACAATTGCAACATCCTATACAGCTAAAGAGCTCTCATTTCCTCTGCCTTCAAAACGAAACACTCATTTGCTTGGTGGCAGTAGTAGTAGCGATGCAAAATTCAGCAGAACACGGCCAGCCTCAGTGGTATCCGATCGGCGCCGGGGTGGCCTTCAGCTGCATACCCTGGTAGTACACGTCCTGCACGACACAATCGACAGACAAAATCAGAATACATCATAAGAAATTCAGAACCAATCCACACAAAACAGATGCACATGGACTGGTCAGGAAATggggtcaagaaagaatgccgatCATGTGGGATTTGGAAGGATTCATACCGATGCGAAGTGGTTGACGTCGCGGTGGTGAGCCTCGTCGGCGCGGACCACGGTGACCACGTCCTTGAGGGTGGCGTTGGCAGGGAGGCGCCAGTAGTCGATGGCGATGGCCGGGGCGGGGACGTTGTCGATCTTGCCGTCGTCGAGGTCCTTGAGGAACTCGGTGTAGGAGTGGACGGCCTCCTCCTCCAGGTACCCGACGACGCGGTGCGCGAACTTGGGCGAGATGAGGTAGCCGAAGAAGTAGGCGTTGAAGAAGACGCCCTGGACGGCGATGACGAGGGCGCGCTCGTACCACCTCGGCTGCGCCACCTCCATGAAGGTCATGAGATGCATGCGCTCGTTCTCggcctcctccagcagcgcgCGGATCCACCCGCCGCTCTGCTCGAAGCGCCGGAGGGAGCGCAGGTGGAGGAGCATGCCGCCCACCATCCCCGGCACTGCGGCGACAGTCTCCAGCATCATTGCGCGGCAGCCATACCTCCTCTGCAACCAATTTGAAGGGTCAGCTTCAGATCATGATGAACTTCGAAATACAGAGTGGAGATCAAGATGATACAGCTTGTGCAAAAATCATGATAAACAGATGCTTTAATAAAGTAAAGTAAAGTACATGGCAAAACAAATGGCATCCTCTCTGGTGCTTTAATCAATAATAAAATGTCCGATGTAGTAGCGATGTCAAGGATCGCCATGTTATTTGTGTTTCCAATTCCTAATGTTTGCTGACAGTCTATAATCTGTCGATACTTCCATCCACTGTCAGCGGATTTCTCCAGCACGCGATTATCCACAGTAATCTGATGCAGAATATAAAACACCCATCCCCACGAACGAACGATTAGGTAAAAAATACTCGGCATGACGGCTTGGGTCCGCGTTCTAAATAGCGAGTCCAAACGCCGTCTCCCCGGAAAGCAGGGGGGAACAGAATCAAAAGCGTGACAGGGACCATGCTACATCCGTCACCCACGAGGCCATGACACGCAAAGACGCAGACACCGCCGTTCGTGCTGTCTTCGGCGAAACGGGTTGGACTAAAAAACACGGAACGAACCATCCGGCGGTTGTGGCGGCcggtgaggggaggggagggaggaGGCGCGCGTACCTGGAAGAAGATGTCGGTGGGGAAGCGCAGGGACTTGACGGTGTAGTAGGCGATCTTGTCGAGCATCGTGTTGGGCACGTGGTGCTTGGTCAGATCGATCGACGTGTCCGCGGTGTACGTCTCCCATGGCTGCGGCGGGCAGCAAAACCAACCGATCAATCACACACGGCGGCGgcgcaacaaggaaataaaataataatagCGCCCGTCGACCGCACAAACGCTCCGATCTGGCGACCCGTCGCCGGCGACGGAACCGAAACGGGAAAAGCAGAGCAGAGGAAGCAAGGGAAGAGCGTACCCTGAAGCAAGACCACTTCCACTCGGTGCCGTCCTCGCGCACCAGCTTCTTCGACTGCTCGATCCCCCAGTAGCTGCTGATGGCCACCTCCTTCTTCTCCCCGTCGCCCTTGGCCGCCTCCGCcttgaccgccttggccgcctcGTCCTTGACCTGCGAGGCCGCGGAGGTGGACATCATCCGCACCCACGCGCCCTCACCTCCACCGAGGGCGGTCCTGGCCGCCGGAGACGGGGTGGTGGCGAAGAGgcggccggcgccggcgccggcgcggcgGAGGAGGACCGATCCGGCCATCCGGGAGCTCATCTGGGCGCCGAGGAACGCCTCCGCGAATCACAATCCGGGACGGGCCGTCGTCTGATGTTGACGCACGCTTGCCCTTGTTGCTGCGGTGGGTGGTTGGGGTGGGGTTGGGGGGTTGCGGGTTGCGAATGGAAGGGTCTTTTGGCCGAGGGATTTTATATCGGGAAGGAGGAGCGATGGCGGAGGCGGCGAGGGCAGGGGTGGGGCCGCGGCGTCAGTGGCGGGGGGGCCGTGCCTGCCTCCCGGGGATCCCAGAAACTGAGGAGGCCTTTTCTTCTCCTCCAAGTCGATCGATCGCATTAATTTTGGTCGTTGCGATTTTCTTCCCCCCCTTTTTTTTCCCTTCCGCGTGGAGACGGCCTGTGACCACTGGCATCCAACGAGAGGCTCACGTGTTCGCGGCTTTGCGACCGGACCGGCGTGCGTGTGATGCCTAGGCGGGACACGAATTACGCCTCGTGGTTAGCCATGTAAGCACTCGTTTTAACTTCAATTTAATTTAATTTTGAAGTTTGTTTATTTTGCGGGCATTTTTTTTATATTGTACGTATTTTTTTAGGCCAGTGGCTGCTAGGGGATTACTTTACTTTAAGCTTGCAAAAGTGAACGTATTCAATTTGTGACGGTGTGCCTCCACTCATGGAGTTTGGTTAGTGGTAGAATATAATATGTGAGACAGTGTCATGCACAATGAACGACGATTTGTTTGAAAAAAACTAATTGTTATTTTTTTAAACCGGGAAAGGGATCATCTAAGCCTAGCTGTACAATCAGGTTCTGAAGTAGTTCTCGTAGGAGGGGAATATTCTGTTTAGCACCCTTTCACACTTGGCGGGTACGTGCAGCCGTTTATCTTTATCACGGTTGGCAAATATCTGGCGAAAAGGAAACAAAGCGAAATGAGAGATGTGGTCCGGCAGATGCCCATCCATCCATCCCAATATTTACTTGTGGACCAAGAAAGAACCCGTCAAACGGGGCAACCGCTATTAATAGATCCATATAATCTCTAACAGCTAACACAGCACCGGAACGTGACCAAATACGGCCCTCCTGTCCTGCGTGAGCTAACTACTGTAGCAGCTAGAAGCATCTGGGATCTTGCTTTGCTTGAGAATAGCAATCATCTTTGGTGGCCTTGTGCTTGCCACGCTTGTGTTTCTTCTAAGATTGTAACACACTTGTGCCATCAGTTGGATGTGTTGGCTCTTGCTTCCTTTTTGTTCTCTCGGTTATTTTCACCGTGGTTTGACTCGTTCGACCATGCTAGCCAGTTTGTGATTGGCAAAATGGAAAATGCATAGTGAAATTTTGGATTTTGTTTGATTGTGAAATTTGAGATGCACGGTACAAATCCCGTGATTACAAAATTGTGACTATTTGATCATCGGCGCCCCGCTTCGAGGTTTCCATCTCAAACTCAACCAATGCCAACCCATCACATCACGCTCTGGTCTCCTCTCCGGCGAGCGACCAACCTACCTTCAAGACGACGACGACAACAAGAAAGCTTCCTCATCGGAGACCTTCAGGAAGTACGGGCTTCGCATGTTAGGCCTTGGCTCTTGGGGGTGACTTCAACATAATTACATCCACCGCTGGTAAGAACAACCACTGCATGAATTGTTGTGTCAGGCATTGCTTCCGGTTATTCATCATGGATGAGGAACTTCGTGACCCCTGTCTTCATGGGCGCCGCTATACTTGGCCGAACGAGCGCGATCATCCACGCTCTTTCGGAACGATCGCGTTCTCTTCGCATCCTATTGGGAAGTCCTCACCTGCATTTTGCCCGATGTGTTGTCGCTCCTCTGGTGCATCGGATAACTGCCCGCTCTTTTGTGGATTGAACGGCTCGCTTCCACTTTGAGCACTTCTGGCCGCAGCTCGAGGGCTTCCTAGAAGCCATCTTCAAAGCATGGCAATCGGTGACCCCGTACCCCGACCATTTCCGCCACCTCTATTCGCGTCTTCTGGCCACTCCTCGCCCACTCCAGAGCTGGAGCGCCTGCACCATCGACAACGTCACCCTTCATCTAAAGGCCGCCCGTAAGGTTATCACTTGCTTCGGCGCCGTGCAAGACCTTCGGCTGCTCTCTGCCTTTGAAATCTGGCTCAGCCGCAAGCACAAGGTTGTGTACCTTGGGCTGGCACGCCTCGACCGACCCATTACCTTCCTTCATTTCTTTTGGCTCATGAATGGAAAGATTACCTCTCGCCTGCCATCATTTGCATGCCTCGCACAGGATACAAAAGAACCACATATTCTCTCTCAAGGTGGGGGATGCTTTCGTCTCGAAACTGGATGATCTGGCAGGGCTGCATATGACCACCTCACCAACATCCGTAGCACCGTCGACGTGCATGATTTCACCATTAATCTGGCCAAGATCCATCATGTTACGTTCGATCTTTCCAAACTAGGCACCCCTTTTCTAAGGATGAGATCTGGGTGGCAGTGAAGTCTCTTCCTGCCGGCAAGGTGCCCGACCCCAATGGATTCTTGGCAGTTGTTGGACCATGATCAAGGCCAATGTCTGTGCGTCCTTTGATAAGCTATACACTCTAAACGGGAGGGGTTTCCAGAAGCTCAATGAGGCTGTCATTACTTTGCTGCCCAAGAAGCCGCATCCTGAGTCCCTTCATGATTTTTGGCCGAACCTCTTTGCCAAGCTTTCGTGAAAGTGCTCTCACTTCGCCTCATGCCCTAGCTTAGGGCAATGGTCGCTGAACGTTACATCCACGATAACTTGTTGGTGCAATAGACTCTGCGCCTCCTACACAACCTGAAGTTGTCGTGGATGCTGCTCAAGCTTAATATTGTGTGTGCTTTTGATTCAGTTTTGTGGGCCTTCCACGTCGACACCTTGGTGCATCTCGGATTTGGTCATTGCTTTATAGCAATCTTTTGGTCTACTAGACAAAAAAAAATGTTTGCTCTACAGGTTTTGGTATGCTGTTGGAGCCGATTTTTTGCCCCCAAAAGAAGAAAAACTGTTTTTTGTTTACATGGTGTTTTTTTGTTTTGCTGCTGGAGACGCTCTAACAACACTGAGCAGTACTCTTGCATGAACGATTACAGCTAGAAGCATATGAGATTTTGTTTAGAGTGCTACTCTCTATGTATactaatgtaagacgtttttgcagTTTAAGAGGTCGTACTTCCCATGCTGCGTCTCTGTGCGCGCGCGTGAATTCCATTTTGGAGAGTAGAAATCGAGTTTGATTCTTTGATCATGAAAACAACGTCCTATTGGTTACAAAGTTTGACTGTTTGATCATGAATTTTATTTGCAGAGTAGGAACCCCTCGATTAAAAAGTTTGATTGACTGGCCTTGATATTCAATTTGAATATCCATTCCTCGATTAACTAAGATACACACATAGAACACACACTATGGGTTGGGCTTATTGATCAACGGTGATTTGTGCGGGATTCATCATTTTCTCTGTTCGGTTCACTTGGACTATCTGACAACATTCGCATAAAAAAAGAGAGGACAAGTGACCAGGCATGCCTCAAATTTCACTTCTTGCATCCGGACATCTCATATTAGATTCTTATATCCATATAAAGACATGAAAAAAAAGTAGAACCTACGTACTACGTCGATCCTAGCTACTCCTCGTCGGAGATAACGACGATCTCCGTGCCCGGCTCCGGCAGCATGGACGGTAGCTGCAGCTCCGGCGCCTCCGCTCTGGCCTCCTCCGCCTCTATCTCCGCGTCGAGCTCGGCGAAGAGCGCGTCCAACTCCGCCTGCCGGAGGAACGCCCGGTTGGCCTCGACATAGGCCTCATCCTGGATGGACTCCAGGATTGCCTGCTGCTCTGCCATCTCGTCGGTCTGGCAACGGCGAACTCCGCCTGCTCCTGCTTGAAGGCCGGCACCTACTGGTCCGGCTCCTCTACCTCCATCGGagccatctcctcctcctccgcttCCCCcagctgctcctcctcctccggctccgGCGAGTCTGGAGGCAGCCCGACAGCGATGCGGGCGATGCAATGCGGGCGATGCGCGCCGCTTGCCTCGCCCGGATCTCCTGCTGGATCTCGTAGCAGTGCTCCAGCGTCAGCATGGCGTAGTAGGTGATCTTGCTCCGAACCATGGCAGAGTGTCAGAGCGTGGGCGAAGCGTCTGTAGGAAGAGCGCCAGAGCGGGAGAGGAAGGAGGTGGATGGGCTCGAACTGGCGGCGCGAAGACGAGGGAGGGGGATGGGTTAGGGTTGCGGGACACCGGCCGACTTAAATAGCCGGATTTGGTCTTGGGCGGCGAGCCGGAGCGGCGCCAGCGGCGTTCACACCGCGGCGACGAACACGGCATCCGTCAGACCGCCAGATTTCCGGGCGTTTCTGCGTGGGACCCCGCCGTCAGATCCACATGGCTTGCGTGCTCAGGCACCCCCATATCCGTCGGTCAGCCCGAGTGTTTGAGGGTCATTTGAGGGGCACGTCTGGGTCAAAAAATCATGACCGGGTGGCCTGCCCGGACATATGAGGCGAATTTGAGAtgtccggctgtagatgctctaatcCAACTACACCCCTGCAAACACAACCAGATGCGCACCACCAGTTGCGGAGCTTGAAGGCCAACCCTGGGCGGGCCAAAATGGAAGAAATAGCCAGTGGGCCGGAGTTCTAAGGCCGAACAGTAAAAAAAGTTGTGTATAAATTTCAATATATTCGGCGGGCCATGGCCCATCCGgccttgctgtagctccaccatTGCGCACCACCTGATTTAAACAATGAATTATTTTGCATTGGTGATTTGTGAGACTCCACTTTAAAATGTTCAGCCTGCCCTGGTGTTTGGTGATTTGTGAGACTCCACTTTTTGCTAAAACCAAAGTAAGTAGTACCAAGTAAAGTGTGAGCAAACAGCGATCCCAGCGGCAGAGGGAGAGTATATGCACAAGACGACCCAATGTAGCCCAAGCAGCGAGGCCTGATAGCAATTCGGCCCAGTGAAAAATACGAGAGCAGCTCAGCCAAGTGGCTACCCTAAAAAACAAATCTCAGCCAAGTACAGAAAATCAGACAAGTGGCTCATAAACATAACATGACGCAGGAAGTTGTAGGAACACACTCAAACATCACATGACTAGTAGCAGTACTTGCTATACTACTGTGCTCCTACTTGGTAAGATCTACGAGTCTGATCTCTGGTTCATTGTTCGTTGCATACAGGTTTGGCAATTTCTATCTTCTCTCTGATATCATCACAGGATTCGGGTTTTCTCCTCTGAATAAATAAATGATTTGCGCTTAGCATAATGGTATCTTTGAATAGGTATGTGTATATCAAGATGCAATTTCATTCAAGCACAGTACCAGCTTTTTAACTGCCTCTGCAATCAACTCCTCTGATACCTGAGGCGATCAGACATGAAAACAAATCAAATATAAAAACATATAATCCACTGGATACAATCCCACACGCATATCACAGTACTTACTTCCTCGGGAACGCCCGCCCCTGCCGTGCTACAAAGAAACTGAAAAGATGAAGAAAACACGCAAAAGAAGAGCCTACCGCCTTTTCCATCATGGAACAATCATCCTCTATGGAATATTTTATGCTATCTTGCAATGACTAACACTTGTTCAGGTTATAATCTTCCTTCAAAGTATCTCTGATACTCTCCTGTGCATTCTTGAGGAAAAAAAAATACATTACCAAGTATGTACAGATTTAAGCGCAATGAGAGCACACATATAACTTGGTTGCCGTAAACAAAGAAGATATCAAATTAGGCGCAATTACAAACAAATATTAGGATAGTATACCTCAGTAATCACTCCTATAGGTTTGGCAATGTCTATCTTCTTTCCGATATAGCCATCATAGAATATGGGTTTTATCCTCTGGATAAATAAATGATTTTTGCTTAGCATAATGGTATCTTTGAAATAggcatgtactccctccgttccgaattagtTGTCTTAGATTTATCTAGATACAGATATATCTAGACACGCTTTAGTGTTATAGGTACATCCGTATCTTGACACATCAAAGACAACTAGTTTGGGACGGAGATAATATATAGCAAGGTGCAATTTCATTCAAACACAGTACCAGCTTTTTAACTGCCTCTGCAATCAACGCCTGAGCTTCATCCACTGGTACCTAAGGCAGTCAGATGTGAAATCAAATCAAATATAAGAACATATAATCCACTGGATCGATCCCACATGCATATCATAGTACTTACTTCCTTGGTAATGCCTGCCCCTGCCGTGCAACGAAGAAACTGAAAAGATAGAGGAAAGAAGCAAAAGAGATAAGCATGCATGTTACGAATTCTAAACTTGAAAATTGTCTGAAGAAGAGCCTACCGCCGTTTTCATCACGGAACAGTCATCCTCTATGGCATATTTTATGCTCTCTTGCAGTGAAGGGCACTTGTTCAGCTCATAGACTTCCTTCAAAGTATTTCTGAAACTTCCCTGTGCATTGTCGAGGAAAAAAATATACATTACCAAGCATATTCAGAGTTCATTAACACCAGGAATTAATCAGAATTACATGGATAATCAACACATGTGCAGAAGAATGGGTTACAGTGCCGAATGTTAACCTTTTGTTGAGTGACCCGCTTCCAAATCTCAAAATAGAGATCATCGGACCCATTACACCAAGTAGCCTCGAAGCTCATGTAAGTAAAACAATCCTGCATCAAAAGAACGGATCTGTCAGATGCAAAccacaaaaaaaaaaaaaactagtGATTATGATAGGGATCATACATCGAAGCCAATACGAGCTAAATGTGGTGTGATATAGGAAAAGCGAGTGGCGATCTTAGTTGCTTGATAAATTCCTCTTGTCCGAATCTTGTTTACCTAAAAAACAGAGGAATTACCATGGTGGTGCAGCACATACAGAAACAGTGTCATTCATTATTTTTGTGTGGTCATGTAATGTACTTACAGTACGAGATGAAAACTTCCTCGGTAGACAATCTTTCAACCACTGTATCAATCAAAATTAAAAAAAGAAGGTTGTGAGTCCCCTAACAAAAATCCAATCACTGCAGGAAAGCTAGTCTTGCTTGACTTAATGATGTATACCTCAAGTTCCCTTAATAATGTTTCAAAGTACTTGATGTATTCAAGTTGCATCTCGTAGCTATGAAAGTAACTTCTGTACGCACCCCAGAAAGCATACTCACCATGACCCTACATCAAAATGAAGGTAACAAGGAAACACATGGTTCAGAATGTCTATTAGAATGACAAATATAACATGACAGAATGTAAATGGCAAGGAGTGAAAAAAAACAAGGGTTTATAAAGGGCTAATAAAAACGTGCTAGTATTCATAAAATTAAATAAATCTATTGGTTCCTTTTAAATAAACTACCATTTCCAACAGGGAAAAAAATGCATATAACTACTTTACTAAAAGAATGATGGAACTCTATGAAGGCAAAAGTGGAAAGAAAAATATCCTAGAGTGGCACTATGTTAAAGTAGTCAGTTGGTCAGTTTTCAGATACCAATAATTTGATCATCTACATTTTCCAGCATATAATATTATGAAATTTTCATCCAGGAAGACAATTAGCACTCTGTAGATGTATTATGAACTCATCAATAAATTATTCTGTAATCTAGATCCTTCAATAAGTAAACAAATAACGTTTCAACCCTTTTTTGGATATAGACCACAAAGTCTCATTTGTTGTACTCCctccggcccataatataagagcgtttttgacactagtgtagtgtcaaaaacgctcttatattatgggacggagggagtatatagcATGGTTTTGAAATTCAGACAAATGGTCCGAACTAGCCATACTAACACAATGGAACACCAAAGGAAATTAAATGATCACACAAACACTGTGATCAAATTATATACGTACATGATCATGAGGAACTAGACGCTGGTAGTCATTCAGGCCAGCAGGCAGATCAGGGTCGAAGAACCAGTCTAATACACCTTTTCTCTCGAAGAAGCCAAAATATTGCATCTCCACGAGGAAATCTTTAGGAAATTCGTCCTTGTCAAGAAGATCCATTGGGCACTCCATCAGTTCAAGACGGCACAAGTCATTCTTGGACTCCTTATTTAACAACTGTAGGAAATGATATCACCATTGGATCAAATTAGATAAGGATGTGAGTTTAAAGAAACCAGCATAAGTAGGATAGAACAAGTAGCATAAAGTTGCAAGGAACGCAGATGTACAGATTGAACAGCATTTAATAGATGACTGAAAAATAGAGGCATGGATGGATGGAACCTTGTAGGATCTGATGCGATACACCGCATGACGGAGGTCCATGCGAAAGCGAGCCATAAGGTCGAGTTTATTGGAAGTATCAACACGGGGGTCGAGAGGCAGCTGCTCCAAGTATCCATAGTACTCCTCAAAGCTGATATCCTCTCCCAAGCCCAATTTGTTCAGCTTCTGAATTATTTCGCCCACGTCTTCTTCTCTCTGTTTCTGGATAGCAGCGGTGTTGCCCTGGTCATGGGCAACGATGGACAAGTGGTGCAGGAACTCGTTCTTTTTCTGAGCTGTGCAGTGGTTCTTTTCGTTGGAAAAGATGCATTGCTTTTCATGTGCTTCTTCTCTCCGGCAAGTCGTGCTTCAGTCTTGACTGGCCGCTGGATACCCTGCGTACGTCGGCGGAGCTGATCAGGGGGGCACGTCTTCTCCATTACATTATG contains:
- the LOC125539594 gene encoding ubiquinol oxidase 1a, mitochondrial-like produces the protein MSSRMAGSVLLRRAGAGAGRLFATTPSPAARTALGGGEGAWVRMMSTSAASQVKDEAAKAVKAEAAKGDGEKKEVAISSYWGIEQSKKLVREDGTEWKWSCFRPWETYTADTSIDLTKHHVPNTMLDKIAYYTVKSLRFPTDIFFQRRYGCRAMMLETVAAVPGMVGGMLLHLRSLRRFEQSGGWIRALLEEAENERMHLMTFMEVAQPRWYERALVIAVQGVFFNAYFFGYLISPKFAHRVVGYLEEEAVHSYTEFLKDLDDGKIDNVPAPAIAIDYWRLPANATLKDVVTVVRADEAHHRDVNHFASDVYYQGMQLKATPAPIGYH